The DNA window TGGTCGTTTGATTTTTAATTATATCCATTTCAGAAATAGAACTAGTAATTgcattttaagaaaaaatgaaaaggaaatcaTACGCCCTTGATCTTCACTCGGTGGTATGAAGTTGAGATACATTTCGTTACAGTATTTCAGCAGATgaaggcaagtttccaaaatcagAGCAGAAAGCTTGGCTATCTGAGAGTTATTGTTGCCCTGCTCTTCTAAAGGAACAAAAGACTTGGTGCACTGACATCTCTCCTGCAGAGTATTCCTGTTCAGCTGAAAGATTTGCTTGATGAAAAGTGTCAGATAGCCTTTCGGCCTTTTCTTTGGCTGGTCTAGAATTTGGAAACAGTAAGATCTTGCTCAGCCCCGGATCCATGATGTGATATCAGTTGGGGTGCTATATAGATTTGCAGTTGCATGCATCATTTATATTGATGAATATGAGAGGAATCAGGTttcaattttctcaaatttcataCTCGGTGTATATGAGACATTTAATGTGTATACCATTGTGCTGTAGTGTTAATACAGTTGGAATGAAAGATATAATAGTGCTCGTTTAACTTTTTAGAGCCTTAAAATTATTCAGGTCACTTAAGAGAAGGCAAACCTGTATCAGCAGTACACTATGATGTCTTagcaaaaaagaaataaaaccaTCCCCCATATCATTGGCCCCTGCCCAtaagataataaaaaaaagataaatctcttttttgtaattttgtcGCAATTTGAAAATCCCAAATCTACATTCCATCTCAAACAAACTTAAAGAACTCTgtaaaaatcaataataacaatcTGGTCCCTGAAGCAGATGGAGCCAGGAATAAATCCTCTGGAAGCAAGTTAAATTTTAAGGGCTATCATACTGGATCATGAATGATCTTTCAGGTACGAGGAGAGCGGATGTTTCCAGGTAGTAGCAGTTCCAGTAGCTAACTCTGGCATACGTAAGAGGCCAGTGGCTTCGGGCTCTTGTGGGAAACAGCGTAATAAATTAAAGCCAACGTATGCAACACCATGCAAAACCATCCATAGCCATATCTGGCGTCGGACAATAGGGCACTTTCTTTGTCTGATGAAGTACCTTCTGAATATGTCTAGGTGCCGTAAGGTACTCTTTGGCTGTAATGCCTGCTTTGCCCCCTTGCCCCTGCCCCCTCGCCTCGGCGGTTCCCCGGTTGCCCCAATGAATGGTGTGGCTAACCTCCAGCTTGCCGTCATGGCATTTGCTGACCCGTGGTGGAGGTGCCTGGAATCTCCCTGATTGATTATTGATTCCCGGATTTCCTGCCATTGCGTGAAAACTTTTTCTCTAGCTCTTCACCTCTAGCAAATGTGCATGTGGTTTTGTTGTCTTGGGCAAAAATAATAAGATGGATGCCAAGCCAAGGTGTGAAGAATAAATAGAGGATAAAACGTATACATCTTTTGGACAAGTGGAAAACCATAATTGCAGGAAGAACAATTTCGACAATTGGCACCAAATGTAACATCCGAAAAACATTGCAAGATCGAGTGATTTTTATCCAGGAAAGCGGTAGAATAGTTCTATTTAGGGACTTATTACACACTATGCTACGCTTCCGCATAAAACTGATTCATACCAACTTTACACGTATCTCCCTACACTCACCTTCTTCTTTTGTATTGTCCATCTTGGTAGTCTTAAATCTTGCATATGCGTGTTTGTAGAAAGGAGGATTATTTGTATGAATTTTAGAATTATATTATGACACGttttgtaatgtgatgtatatattataataaaataattaaaaaatgtggTTTAGTAAAATTagatatattatattatatgcCTCTAAGTTAATCTCATTTGTATACCACATTCACCTTGACATTCTATCGCCATGAATGATTAGTGCTAATCATTGAATCTCAGTCATGCTTTTGCAAAAATAGAGAGTGGCAATAGGTACCCTAACTTGAATTATGctacattttttaaaacaagcaatataaattttgtttttaaacttgactatattatttatttatttaaaagtatgataaaatgaaattaaatcttctattaatatctatatatttattatatatatctTTCTAAGTATAATAATTAGTATCTAAAAGCAttctattatatattttatgtatattaaaattactattttatattTACAAATATTAAATTAATACTCACCGGTTCAACCAGTGACCCAGTCCCTCTGCCGGTTTCCTTACTGGGCCGAATTTAATAACTAAAAGTTGTATAAGAGTTGAGTACTTTTGTAGATTAATCGAgttaacttcttttttttttttccgaaacaaACCATTATATCAAAATACTTATCAATAATTCTTTCCTAAATACCTTCactattaaaaaaaatccaTCACTATAAGGAAAGGTTATGAATGCGATCCGCAATTTTTAACGAAAGGATTGATAATTATATACGTAAGTATTTTTGCATTTCTAAGAATGAAATTTATAGTCAATTACGCTacttaatattttctttttcaagaaaaaaaggtGACAATGAGAAGATATCTATGTcgtttcaaattttcattgttTTGTGATGAACTTAACGGTGTAGTTGTTTATTATACTATTATGTACAAATAGAATTGAGTAAAATGAGATTtagatacatatatacataaaataaaagggtGAGATGGAGGGAGtatttcataataataatactagTATAGTATACAATGCATAAATACATTAggcataaaaaaaattagagaataAACACATTAGAGGCTTAGAGCTAGTCTTGTCAGTTTCGTCATGTCCCAAGTTCGAAAGGTCTACTATTCCACTACCCCTGTTCTCTTCTCATAATCTATTCCTCTGCTGCATAGATTTCATCAATTACCCAAAACCTCGCATTCAGATAGCTGCTTTactgtgtgtgtgtgagagagagtgCAAAGGAAAGGGACAATGGTAGTCTCATACCTGTCTTCCTCATCCAAGTTCGCTAATTTCCAGTTCCATCCTTCCCCTCCACTCCACCATTTCCGTAAGCCCCCTTCCTTCCCCACTTCACATTTTTCTGTGTGTTGTATATACAGTGAATATATGTTCAACTCTTTCTAtaatttttgtgtttgattgTCTTTGCGGCTTTGCTtctgctctttttttttctttccaggTCAAAAACCAGCTGGGTTTTTCCTCTGCACCTCTGTTCGCCCTGTAATTCCTCGTCCATCAATTTTGCATCTTTTCTGTgtacacacatacacacacgcAAGCACACACTTATTGGTGTTGTAATCATTTTAATTGGAATCCATTGTTTTTGCCCATGTTTAGATAGCTATATATGTATTCTATTCTGTGGGGGAGATAGCTAATGAGGAAGGGGTTAAAGGCTGATTATTATGCTTACTACTAATTATTTGAGAGGAAACGAAAAATGTTAATTTGTGGAAGtgaatacacacacacacacacatatgtatacatgtgtatatatatacattggtTAGAGATGAAAATATGAGTTGTTAGACATTGATTGTTACAAATTTAGTTGGCGTTGGCTTTTTGAATGCTAATATGACATGACGCTTGCTCCCTTAGGCGGCTTGGTGGTTGATTTCTCAAATTGAATTTGGAGATAGAAGTTTCCCAATTGAAGTAGAAGTTATGTTTTGCTAGTCATGTAGCATTTGATTTCTGTTTTCTTGGTAAGAATTAGAGATTAATATTTAATGTTGTGCTTCAAATTTAGCCAATAAGGTTTGATTCTACCAGTTTTGTGGTTTTTAGAATTTAGTAGAGCTCTCAAGACCGGATTTTCAGCATATTGTCGGGTAACGATGATGGAAGCGTAATAGTTGCAATTTTGTCAGGCGTGTTGTCCACATTGAACTTGAGGGAGCGTTGTTGTGACATGCATTTGACTGCATTATGACCTCAGAAGTCTAGGTAACAAGATTCCATTCAAAATTAACAATTCTAATAATGAAGATTAATACTGTCAGAGGCCAAAAAAGTAACTTTTCTGTCATTTGTCCTAACGTGGAAATAGTTTATGGAATACCTTTTacattttgaaatatttgaatcTGGTATTTGCATAAGTTTTGGATTGATTAGTAGCACTTTAGCCCTGCAAACCAAGTTCACTTGAATTTGTTTGTGATCCTTCCTCATTCTTTTATCTCTGAGTGCTCTTCTATTGGAGAGAATGTGGAAGAAATATAGAagaacacctttattttctcttttgtaaAATCTGATTCAGCTTGTTTGATGACCAAACCCTTGTCCTATACATGTGATAGTTATAAATTTGAATGCCTACACGGAGAAGATTAAAATTGTTTGTAAATGTAGAATCAAAGTAACATGTTCCATGGCCTTTTGTTTTTCCTATTGGAGAGCATGTGGACTATGTCAAACATATGATATGATGTGAACTAAGGGTCCTCGTGCCTTGGCCAACATTAGAATTATTTTGTCTGTGGAGCCAGCCAAAGGCTTTGTGCACTGCTGCTATGGTGGCTGTGCTGTCACTTTAATTTACTATATCCGGTCACATTTACTCCCAGCTGGAACCAGAAAGCACTTACTCTTTAAATGGCACCTTATAAATGACATATTGATAAGGCACACGGGATTTTTAATACTAATCCATCTTTTAGAGCAAGCCTTTTGTTCGACTGACTTGGATGTCTgccaatttcaaaattaaagaGGATCTCTGCTTTGGGCTTTgtgttttgtgtgtgtgtgtgtgtgtgtgtgagagagagagagagagagagagagagagaggatctCTGCTTTAAATCCTGTTTGATTCTTTATGCAATTTATTGGCAAATGCAATCTCTATATTTCATTCAAAAGGTAAATGTATAACTTCTCATTTCTATGACTACTACAAGGTGCTAATGCTATTTAGAAACCCAATTTCCTGCCACGCAAAGATACTGCTGTCAATGAGATTTTTGACTGTCTTAACTGCATTCATCTACAGAAGTCAAATGCTCATGATAGATTCCGCTTTggtctttttcctctcaaacaTTCTACTTGGAGAATTTCAAACATATGTAAGTTCATTCTGGACATACATAATTGTCAAACACTCCTTAACTATTACTTTCACGTTCTGTAATGCATCTTCTTGATTGATGTATGTCGTGACTGTGTTTCTGTTCCCTAAATTAACAGCCTTGTCGTGTTACTTATTGATTATTTATGATGTCAGTTTCAATAATgttgattttcttttgttaatttGTGTGAGCTGCCAAGGCTTTTTctactctttcttttcttgtcagTGGATTTTGCTGTCAAGTTCTTGAAATTTGCAGTGACACCTTTATCTTCctatttgaaaatattttgtCTGAATAGTACAGTATTCTTTGCTTTTACAGCtgatttaattattattatatgaATTGTATAACAAATACACTGCAATAAGTTGAAAAGCAGCTTGCAATAAGGtttccattttaatttttaccaTATAAATTCATGATAGTCCCCTGTTGGAATACAACATGATAGTTTCATTCAATTTGCTATTCAGCTGCATCTTTGAATTAAATTACCTAAGAATCATTAATTGAGTTACTTTGTGTTATTTGTCAGACTAAAGTCTGAGTTTAGATTTTGCATCCGAATAAGATAAATTTCATGAAGTTGTCATATTTGATCTTTTTGCTTGTGTCTAGCTGGAAACATCTTGCAAACTCTTGTTTATGATAAATCATAAATTCCATAAGAGCTATAAAGTTGATTTTGATCCAACCTCTTGGAAAATTTGACTGGGAGATGGATGGTGATAGCAAACCTAGTCAAACTTTTAAAACTTTATTGTTTAATTGGGGAATGTTTGAAATTGGATGGTGAATTGGGAAATAGGAAATATATTAGATTGCAACGTCATTTTTGCCCAAAATGATGTCTTCACTCTGAAAGTCTCGGTCATGTATTGAACCAATGATTGTACTGAGTTTCCCATGCATATCTGGATGAAATCTTGAACTATTATAAGGGTTTCTTCTGAAAGTTATATTCTTTGTGAGGCATTAGTCATGGAGCAGTGAAAGTGAGTACTAAGGTTTTTGTGAAGAGTACTTGCTGTTTCTATAGAGTAATACTggctcaaaatattaaaaaatcaTGAGTACGAAACATTTTGCTTGTAACTagatataaaatttgatttctgTATCACATATCACCTGGGGCTTTCCCTAAAAATTTAATTATCTATAGAAATATGGCTCGTTGGAGAGTAAAGAAATTGCTGAAAGTATGAATGTAGAGATATTAAGCATGTAGTAAGTTCGTCATTACAGTAGTATTCTTATAATTTTGAGTGTCCTGTCTGCTTCTGTCTCTCTGCCTGTGCTTTGACTTTTAGAGATCGTATCCACTGCCTTACATATCATTTTCAaggtatatatatttatgtttGTGCATATGTGTAGATGTGATATCATTCTTTTTTGTTCATAACAAAGTCCGGTTATCGTACTTTCCATCCTTTCTTTACCATCTCTTCGGCATTCTTTCTTTGCAATAAAACTGAACTTTGGGCATTGAAGATCTAATAATTTGTCTATTTTCATACTAAATTTTTACAGATGATTTTACAAGTAAAAGAAGGTGTGCTCATGCATCTCGGTTATCTTTTTGCCCTGTCGAGAAGTTTTGTGGAGTATATGATGAATGTGTTTCAGATAGGTGTAAATTGTCAAGATGCATCATTAGATCTGATATTTCTGCCAGTGGTTCTGCTACTGCTTCCTATCCACTATCAGGTATATTTTCAACGTCTTctgttatatatattttttttttcaacttcaacctttttttcttcattcttttgtttttggttgcAGAATCTCAAGCAATCTCAAAATTCAGAGGAATTTGCTTTTATGCTGTAACTTCTTTTGTTGCCATTTTTTTGTTTGTGCTGATGGTGGTTGCACATCCTTTTGTGCTCTTATTTGATAAGTATCGTCGTAAAGCACAGCACCTCATTGCTAAAGTCTGGGCACTCTTGACTATTTCTCCGTTTTTGAAGATGGAATTCGAGGGTTTGCATAATCTTCCTGCCAAGGATGCTCCTGCTGTATATGTGTCCAATCATCAGAGTTTTTTAGACATATATACTCTGCTTACTCTTGGGAAAAGCTTCAAATTTATAAGCAAAACttctatttttctctttccCATTATTGGATGGGCAATGTATTTCCTGGGCACTATTCCTTTGAAGCGCTTGGACAGCAGAAGTCAACTGGTCTGTTTTTCCTTCTGCTTATAACTAATGTTCTTGGAGTTAGCTCTGCTATTTTTGATAGAACTGTTGTTTGTTTACTCCTGGTTTTGAAGTTATATTGTCTTTccatttttgttttccattaatttgatttaaaacttgCAATTTTGGCACACTGATTAATTAGTTTGTGACATCAGGATTGTCTTAAGAGATGCATGGATCTTGTTAAGAAAGGAGCAtctgttttcttctttcctGAGGGAACTCGGAGTAAGGACGGGAAATTAGGCACTTTTAAGGTGAGCtgcattttagaaatttctGCTGCTTCTATAGAAAAGCACAATACTATAAGCATCCCTTTTAGAGATTCTGGTCATGTTGATTGTGGAATGATATATTTGCATTTAGATAGATGAGGTACTTTGCTTCTTTAATTAGTAATAGTGAGTATGACGGAATTAGAGCTTTCACCTTTTGAATGTTAGACACTTGGAATCAATCTTATATATAtctttttctccatttttttatTACCCAAGTTTGCTAATTAGTCTCAGGTATGCAAACATTCCGAGCTATAATGCCATTCTCATTCTGGTGTTTTATAGAAAGGTGCATTCAGTGTTGCTGTGAAAACTGGAGTGCCCGTGATTCCAGTTACTCTTATTGGAACAGGCAAGATAATGCCTGCAGGAATGGAGGGTCGACTAAACCCAGGAGGAATTAAAGTTGTCATTCACCCACCCATCGAAGGAAAGGATCCTGATTTCTTGTGCAGTGAGGCCAGAAAGAAGATTGCAGATGTGCTAATTCGTGAAGGTTATGAAACTTAATGCAACAGGAATTTTTCTGTACTGTCTTAGTGTGAAATCTTTCTTGTGGAGCAACGGAGTGCTAGCTCAAAGGTATGAAGATATGAACTTTATCATCCTCTGATCTCTCTTGCTTTGATGGTTTATATTGATTTAACTGAAAACAAGTTACAAGCATTTTCAACCATGTTTAGTTCCTCTTTGGAGAATTGCTTCATTTAGCATATGCAAGTCTTTTTCTCTCCCTTGACTCCCCCTTCATGTCAGGGCCGGAAAGAAGATGGGCATAGATTATCTCTAATGGTATAATAAATAAACGGAAGGGTTGCTGTCACAAATTGTAAGACAGTAACAACTCTATATATGAATGTCAGTTTTAAAGAGATGTGCACCGACATTAGATATTTAATCTGATAGACATGTGGTGCTCTCATTTCAGATTCAGTGGTGAGCTTATCTGTTAGAATAATATTCTCTCTGTCTCTACCATCCCTCCCCTTCTGCCCTAGTAAAGATCCAAAAATATTTATCCGCACATGGTCCACTTGTTCcttttttcccttgattttgCTATCTGGATTCTGAAGTTTTGAAGTTCCATTCCATGTACAGACATCATATATTTGCTCATGATTAGTGATTTATTTGTGTTGGTCTTTTCTTCATGTGCTTTCTGGGGGTTGGGTGTTGATCTTCAACTTTAGCCTAGAAATTCTTGATCCTTTCTGCTTGTGTTATTTTGCGATATGCTAATATTCTCCAGCTTCTTGAACCATTTTAGATCTAGTTTATTTCTCTCTTGTGCAAGTGTGGAGATTGCTGTGCCGAGTATTGTCTAGGAATTCGTTAGTGGTTGCCTCCCTTTCATCAAACCTGTTTCTTTCTGCTTGGTTTATTTACTCCAGAAAAGCTGAAGGAGAAGTGCAAATAACCTGTAACGTGTCGCTTAGTACTTTTCTGTTACTAGATTTCTTCTTGACTTGAATTTATTTGGGAGGGTCACTATGTTCATTAAAGTCTCTTTATTTTATAGAACTGCCTCAAACCACACAAGTGTGGAAGAATGTTACTTTGAGGTCTTGGCATCAATCTGATGTTAAATCAACTCAATGATGGATATTCCTTTGCAAGTTTAATGAAAATGTACTGCCAAGAAGAAAAGAACATTGTTTAAGAAGTCTGTCTATACTAGCCTAATTACTTATGTCATCTTGTGTTCCCACTTTAATTCCCCTTGTGCAGGTTTTTTTCGAATCTTAACTATTTGACCAAACTTTGAGGAGAATTTGAATCTAAACTTACTTCCAGTTGgctggtgaagtttttatttccACCATATACTAACCGCAGTAGTGATGCTTCCGAGATAGAGCTTGTAGATTTCCATCTTGAGTTACATTTTTGGTAAATTCCGTGATACCCTGCTTTTCCCATGGCTGAATGGCTAGTATCCTTTTAACATGTAATCATCATGATTTTCAATGATTGCATGCGACTGAAATTATATGTTGTTTGTAAATGTGAAGATATAGTAGTTTGCCGGTCGTGAAATCGGCACTTGAAATCTTAAACATAGAGAGACACTAACGTAGAAAACTCTAGTAGGGCAAATTATAGCTTTGGCtttatttgagatttttctACAAATTTAGCTACCAGCCATTTTAAGTTTCAAGTTTAAGATATGGCTGCCATTTGTAGACTTCTTTCAGTTTAATAGACATTTACCAATTTTGACATTTGACCCCTTATCTTATTGATGTCTTATGGTTTGAACTTACACTACCTAATGTTTGGACATTAGGCAAGTTTGTCCTAGAGAATCTCAACTGCTCCATGGTAGAAAAGACAATTGCTGATGACTTCTCATCTTTCAAGTGTTTTAAGAGTATTCAATGGAAACAAATGTACAGCTACCTTAAAGTTGTGTTGCAGGGACTTGTTATAATAGAATTTTCAGAAGATTACAGAGTCTAAATCCCTGAGGCCATCATTGAAGATGGCTGCAAAAGCATTCATTTAATCTTTGGCAAAACCAGCCCAACCTCCACTCCCCGCTCTGATTTCCTGCACTTTTCAAAGGACATTAGTCCTTAAAATGCAAATGGTCTCGTACCATTGCTGACCTTCTCCGCCCATAATCTGCATCATGAATATCATCAAACTTGGGTGATCCAAAATGTCCAATCGCCAAATATGTAAATATTGAGCTTAGTTCCCTTCCCACCCAGAGCTTGGAAAGTCAGCttcttttacttttcacttttcaGACTCTTTCAAGGAGTTGGAGTAACAAACAATAAGACAGTAAGCGGTAAGCACGGGAATCACAGATTGCTAACTTTGATTATTGTCGTGTACGATCACATTAATCTTCAGTTACCATTGTTGAAACCTTCTTCACCCAGTTCCTTAGCTGATGGCACAAAGTTCCATTAACGTTAACCTC is part of the Coffea eugenioides isolate CCC68of chromosome 6, Ceug_1.0, whole genome shotgun sequence genome and encodes:
- the LOC113773208 gene encoding 1-acyl-sn-glycerol-3-phosphate acyltransferase 1, chloroplastic-like isoform X2, which gives rise to MVVSYLSSSSKFANFQFHPSPPLHHFRQKPAGFFLCTSVRPKSNAHDRFRFGLFPLKHSTWRISNIYDFTSKRRCAHASRLSFCPVEKFCGVYDECVSDRCKLSRCIIRSDISASGSATASYPLSESQAISKFRGICFYAVTSFVAIFLFVLMVVAHPFVLLFDKYRRKAQHLIAKVWALLTISPFLKMEFEGLHNLPAKDAPAVYVSNHQSFLDIYTLLTLGKSFKFISKTSIFLFPIIGWAMYFLGTIPLKRLDSRSQLDCLKRCMDLVKKGASVFFFPEGTRSKDGKLGTFKSQVCKHSEL
- the LOC113773208 gene encoding 1-acyl-sn-glycerol-3-phosphate acyltransferase 1, chloroplastic-like isoform X1; translation: MVVSYLSSSSKFANFQFHPSPPLHHFRQKPAGFFLCTSVRPKSNAHDRFRFGLFPLKHSTWRISNIYDFTSKRRCAHASRLSFCPVEKFCGVYDECVSDRCKLSRCIIRSDISASGSATASYPLSESQAISKFRGICFYAVTSFVAIFLFVLMVVAHPFVLLFDKYRRKAQHLIAKVWALLTISPFLKMEFEGLHNLPAKDAPAVYVSNHQSFLDIYTLLTLGKSFKFISKTSIFLFPIIGWAMYFLGTIPLKRLDSRSQLDCLKRCMDLVKKGASVFFFPEGTRSKDGKLGTFKKGAFSVAVKTGVPVIPVTLIGTGKIMPAGMEGRLNPGGIKVVIHPPIEGKDPDFLCSEARKKIADVLIREGYET